The genomic window CCAAGCAAGTTGTTAAATTCCTTCCAAAAGGGCAGGTCATGACTCAGTATACCTTCTTTGTCCGCTACAAATCGGTCAATGCGGGAACGCAGATCATAGGCCAGTGCCTTTGGTAAAAGCTGGGAGCAGCGTACCGAAATTTCAGCATCTTCGCTGTTCAGGCCTTCTTCCAGTGCGGCTTTGGCAATTCGGCCCATGCTGGTCAGTTCTGCGGCCGCCACTTCGCGAAGTTTGAATTGCGCATTGCCCAACTGCCGAACTAGAATGCGTGCGCGGGCTTCGGTATTTGCTTCCTGGGGTGGTGCCACAACCACAGACGACAACAGCACACAACAACTAAAAGAAATCAGCAACTTCATGCATCCTACTCACCAAAATGGTGATCAGAAGTTTTGATTAATGTAGTAGACGAATCAAAAACCGGTTTCGTTTGTAAAAAAGTTTTAAATTCCTGTTACAATTCTCCCACGTGGCCAAATTGTGGCACATTTGGTGCGAATATTCCTCTGTGGGAGAAAATTCATGGCTGCTTCGCCGAATCTGCGTTGGAAAACCCTGGAAAGGCGAATTGGTCTGATCGGACCACAATGGTCTGGCAAAACCGTGCTGCTGACTTCCCTGATCAATCACCTGCAATTCCACGAACCACAGCGTTTTCGGCTGGGCAAAGGCAAAAGCGTGGTGGAGTTAAGCCAGTTTCAGGCAATCACTACCGAAAAAGAAAGGGAACTGGGCTACAACCTGCCCTGGTTTGACTATGCCGGCTACCGAAATCGCCTGATTACCGGCAAAAGGTGGCCTGCAAAGACTCACGCCGCCTCGCAGTATGCGTTTTCTTTTTCTCGCAGCGATTGGAGATTCAGCAAAGGCCTGGTGCGTCTTTTTGATCTACCCGGCGAACGGATCAGCGATCTGGGAATGATGGCCCACGCTGAAGTGGGCGAGGCCTATTCGCACTGGTCACGCACCACGCTGGAATATATTCGTGGTGATATGCACCTGCGGCCCCACTTTCATGAGTTTTTGACCGCACTTGAAAATCAGCAATCTGATATCAAAACGATTGTGCAGTCGTACAAACATGGCATGGTGCGTGCCCGTTATACGTTTCATCATTTTCTCACACCTTCGACATTGTTGCTCGATCCCCACGGTAAGGTGGTTCGTGGTCTGACGGAAGAACAGATTGTGAACGAACGCCACGTGGGAATTGATGCGGAGCATGAATTTTCCCCTCTGCCTGAAAATCACCCACACTTAGGGGCATTTCGGGAGAATTTTCGTCTGTATCGCGAACAATTACTCGCACCGATCTTCCAATCATTAAAAACCTGTCATAGTTTGGTGATCCTGGTGGATGTATTGTCGATCCTGGGCCACGGTCCGGCCATGTATAATGGAGTGCGGACGATGATCGACACAGTGCTGCAAGCCGTGAACCCAAAGCAGGGGGTGCTGGATACTGCGTGGCAGAATCTCAGCGAGTGGTTACTGCCAAAGGAGTTACGTCGATCATCCGTGCGGCGTATTGCCTTTGTAGTGCCCAAAGTGGATCGGGTGCCGATGGACGATCGCGTGAAACTGAAAGGATTACTGGAAAGATTAGTGGGCCACCATGTGCGGAACCTGCGGGAACAAGGCATTCAGGTGGAAGTGATGCAGATTGCTGCGATGATTGGTGCCACCCAGGTTGCGGAAGGCCAACGCACCATGAAAGGCTGTTTGTTGTACGACCCCTCGGGAAAACCGTTGGAACCTGGCGTGCCGCAAACCTTTTCGCCATCGGAAGTTCCGCACGATTGGCCGCACGATGGCTGGCAACCGGGCGATTATGTGTATCCGGATGTTTACCCACGGGTATCGCCATTAGCAAACGTGCCCACCGAACAGGCAGGACTGAACGACCTATTTCAATTTGTGTGCTGGTAAGCACAGGGGGATTGCCATGTCCGAACGATTACGCGAACCAAATTTGCCGCAAACTCCTGCTGGCGAAGAGGATACGCACGTGGGGCCAGATGGCTTTCTGCCCCAGGTGGCACGCACTGGTGGGGAAGTGAAAAAGCCAACCGCAGAACCAATTCCTGCGGGGCCAGAATTTTCCCCACGAGACGGTGATCCGGATGAAAAGGATGGGGCCCGCCTGCCACAGATTCCGGATCAGGCTGCGGTAGCCCCACCGGATCTGCAGGATTGGGAAGACACCACCTTGCACCACCGAGTGGATGAAGCGGAAATGATGATCCATACCCAGCGATCATTGCTGGGCATGACAGGCATTTTCGGTCATTCGCTGGCGGGACTGGTATTTATTTTCATTGCTGGCTTGCTGGGCTTTTACCTTTTCAATCAGGTGGTGCTGGCCATAGCCAGTATTCAGGCGATGCCCCGTGTCCCACAGATGATCTCGTGGGGTGTCTTCGCACTGCTCAGCATTCTGGTGGGCTATGGCATCATTCGCTTTGCCACCATGTACATCAAATTACGTCGCAACCGCCAGTTACAGCTTCGTGGTCTGGATGAATTGCAGGAACGGATCCAGATTCGCTGGCTGGTGAACACCAAAACCAACCAGGCACGCACACAGTTGGTGCAGTATCTGAATGAATATCCCGTCCGCAATGTCAAAGACCGTCAGGCACTGGAAAAACTGGGGTTTGCCGCACCCGATTTTCAGAAAATGGTCAGCAGCCGCGATGACTTGTTGAATCCGGATCGCTGGTCTGATCCCAAACAATGGTTCGGGTCGTTTCAGGGCGATTTTCAGACCACGCTGGACCGCATCGCCGACCAACGGATTGCTTATTGGGCCAGGCGAGCCTGGGTGGTCAGTGCCGCTTCACCCAACGCACTGGTGGATACCGCTGCCATCATGTATTTCAACTTTGCCATGGCCAGCGACCTGTGCCGCATCTACCACCTGCGAGCCGGGCGATTGGAAACGATGGTGCTGCTCTCCCGCGTATTCTTCAATTCGTATCTGGCGGGACAGTTACAGGGGATGGAAGATATGGCCGCCGACCAAATTACACAGTTGGTGCAGCCCCACCTGCCTGTGACGGAAGTCCTTCTGGGGAAAGTGTTTGGGAAAATTGGTGCGAAGGCAGGCACCGCCACGGTGAACTATCTGCTGATCCACCGCCTGGGTAAGCACATGAAGAACCTCCTCCGCCCACTGGCGTAGTGTGGGAGGGTTTGTTTCTGTCGCCAAATTGCCGCTCTCGCTTCTGGCTGATGATCCCACCCGTGGTGGTGTATCTGACAGATTTCTGCCAGACACTTGCTGGTCAGCCATCCCCATTCTGGCAGGGGAATTATGGCCTTGCCGTAGAACACAATCCGTTGCTGAAACCCGTACTTGCCCACGGTCCCTGGGTATTTACAGGTGTTGTAGCATGCTGGCTGATGATCCAGTGCCTGCTGCTGTTGCGATTGCCCTCACGCTGGGCGTTTGTCATTGCCTTTGTGATGACTCTGTTCCACGCAATCGGTGCGAGTAGTTGGCTGGTTCGTAATAGCTCCTGGGGCTATCTGTGGGCAGGGTTATTTCTACTAATTACTTCCGAAACCACCCGCACATGCTGGCGTCACTGGCTGCGGGTAGAAATAGATCATTTGAACGAAAAGGTATCAAAGCGACTTTGATGATCAAGCAGCCACTGAATTGCTGTAACAAACGAACAGTTTAATCTGAACAACCAGCTCAAACGGTGGGTGGATGAAGATGAAATGCAGATCAGCAAACAGATTCAGCGAGAACTGCAGCAATTAGTTCGAAGCCTGGACCAACTCAAACAATAATGAATTAATTTTAATCTATTGTGCCTTCTATAAAAAATTTCACTATTTTTGTTTTTCGACAAACTATTTTCTCTGTGGGTCGTCTTTCGAATAAGATGACGTTGTTTTTCAACCGGAGATGAGAAAGTCATGAGAAATTACTCCCGAATGGTGTGCGTTGTCGCACTGATGCTGTTTACCCTGCCTCTTTATGGTGCCGACGAATTGGTGCGGTCGCTGGATGTGAAAATAGAAGGCGCCCGTGGGCGTGCAAATCAGCCCACAGTGGTTGAAAAGCAGGAAGAACTCGAAAAGGCAGTGGGGAATAAAGAAACCGCAGAAAGTATTGCCAAACTGGTTGATTTTAGCAAAGAGAAGGTGGTCGTGTTTCGCTGGTCGGGGTCTGGTCAGGACAAAATTACCGCCAGCGAAAAAGAGGGTGAGGTGGTCTTTCAATACAAACCCGGCCTGACAAGGGATTTACGTCCCCACGGTCTGGTGTTTGCCATCAAAAAAGACGCCAAGTTTCAGGTAGTTACCGGTCGATAGGTGCTGGTCCGCGGAAGTTTCGTTCGGCTGCAGCCCTTCATTTCTTGAAAATAGCGTCTGATCAATTCGCAAACAGCAGACAAATACCCACCTGCTGCGAAATGCCCTACAATGAATGAAAAATAGCGTAACTTCTGAGGTACCACCCTTGAGCTTTCCCACACTAGCTGAACTGGCAAAGATGTTTGATCACTCTCTGTTGCAACCGGTACTTACCGATGCACAGTTGGAAGAAGGCTGCAAACTGGCGCGGGAATACCAGGTGGCAAGTGTGTGCATTAAACCGTATGCCGTGCATCTGGCCAAAGAGTGGCTGGAAGGTTCTGGCGTGGCTGTCAGCACCGTGATTGGTTTCCCCCACGGTGGGCATACCACGGAAATCAAAGTGGCAGAAGCATTGCAGGCAATTGCCCACGGTGCGGTCGAACTGGACATGGTGGTGAATATTGGGAAGGTGCTGTCGGGCGACTTCGATTACGTGAAAAAAGATGTGCAGGCGGTGGTGCAGGCTGCCCACAGTAACCACGCCAGAGTAAAAGTGATCTTCGAAAACTGTTTTCTGAATGATGATCAAAAGATTAAGCTGTGCGAAATATGTGGCGAGGTGAGTGCGGACTGGGTGAAAACCTCCACCGGTTACGGCGATAGTGGTGCCACACCTGCAGACCTGGCGTTGATGCGAAAACATTCTCCGGCCCACGTTCAGGTGAAAGCCGCAGGTGGGGTAAGAACCTTCGAAACACTGATGCAGGTTCGGGAATTGGGCGTTACCCGCGTGGGTGCCACCGCAACCAAAGCGATACTGGAAGATGCCCGTACAAAACTAGCCGCCATGCAAGGCTAATTTGCAATTATTAAAGTAAATAACGATGAATAGTACTAGAAATACAGTGTACCCTGAATTATTGCCAGAATCAGAAATTCCAAATCGACAGATATTGAATGCGGCTAATGAGTTCAGGGATGTAACAAACTTACTATTCGACAAGCTGCTTGCTGGACATCACTGTGCGCGTCCATTGTGTATGGTCGCTGCATTTGCAATCGAATTGTATTTGAAAAGCTTGAACGCAAAGAATGTATATTCACAAGATGAAACTGAGAGTATGTGTGGGGTTTATCAGGTTAATGCTGCACCTACCAAAAAAGAACACTC from Zavarzinella sp. includes these protein-coding regions:
- a CDS encoding YcjX family protein, whose translation is MAASPNLRWKTLERRIGLIGPQWSGKTVLLTSLINHLQFHEPQRFRLGKGKSVVELSQFQAITTEKERELGYNLPWFDYAGYRNRLITGKRWPAKTHAASQYAFSFSRSDWRFSKGLVRLFDLPGERISDLGMMAHAEVGEAYSHWSRTTLEYIRGDMHLRPHFHEFLTALENQQSDIKTIVQSYKHGMVRARYTFHHFLTPSTLLLDPHGKVVRGLTEEQIVNERHVGIDAEHEFSPLPENHPHLGAFRENFRLYREQLLAPIFQSLKTCHSLVILVDVLSILGHGPAMYNGVRTMIDTVLQAVNPKQGVLDTAWQNLSEWLLPKELRRSSVRRIAFVVPKVDRVPMDDRVKLKGLLERLVGHHVRNLREQGIQVEVMQIAAMIGATQVAEGQRTMKGCLLYDPSGKPLEPGVPQTFSPSEVPHDWPHDGWQPGDYVYPDVYPRVSPLANVPTEQAGLNDLFQFVCW
- a CDS encoding YcjF family protein, translating into MSERLREPNLPQTPAGEEDTHVGPDGFLPQVARTGGEVKKPTAEPIPAGPEFSPRDGDPDEKDGARLPQIPDQAAVAPPDLQDWEDTTLHHRVDEAEMMIHTQRSLLGMTGIFGHSLAGLVFIFIAGLLGFYLFNQVVLAIASIQAMPRVPQMISWGVFALLSILVGYGIIRFATMYIKLRRNRQLQLRGLDELQERIQIRWLVNTKTNQARTQLVQYLNEYPVRNVKDRQALEKLGFAAPDFQKMVSSRDDLLNPDRWSDPKQWFGSFQGDFQTTLDRIADQRIAYWARRAWVVSAASPNALVDTAAIMYFNFAMASDLCRIYHLRAGRLETMVLLSRVFFNSYLAGQLQGMEDMAADQITQLVQPHLPVTEVLLGKVFGKIGAKAGTATVNYLLIHRLGKHMKNLLRPLA
- the deoC gene encoding deoxyribose-phosphate aldolase; its protein translation is MFDHSLLQPVLTDAQLEEGCKLAREYQVASVCIKPYAVHLAKEWLEGSGVAVSTVIGFPHGGHTTEIKVAEALQAIAHGAVELDMVVNIGKVLSGDFDYVKKDVQAVVQAAHSNHARVKVIFENCFLNDDQKIKLCEICGEVSADWVKTSTGYGDSGATPADLALMRKHSPAHVQVKAAGGVRTFETLMQVRELGVTRVGATATKAILEDARTKLAAMQG